Proteins from a single region of Nasonia vitripennis strain AsymCx chromosome 3 unlocalized genomic scaffold, Nvit_psr_1.1 chr3_random0005, whole genome shotgun sequence:
- the LOC116416696 gene encoding uncharacterized protein LOC116416696 — protein sequence MAELGLPPKEIPPDIYFKCHPRQVNSTVFCVLCENVFHKSDFNRKKGIKYVSSVSVVCDEHTDLDLTSISCQDPRVILCQLKATCKKYKEEAEKFNRNYLILQKDHKKLQQKYEGLLAEIEKNSNVDDDNAMDQGNTDTNVALIQSYKEQNSLLKDINEELKDKNALLKEMIEKEKERQITVRKSYADATAAKQPIELPKIIPKIVVIKMTRLI from the coding sequence ATGGCGGAACTGGGGTTGCCGCCGAAGGAGATTCCTCctgatatatattttaaatgccaCCCGAGGCAAGTTAATTCAACGGTGTTTTGTGTACTGTGCGAAAACGTATTTCACAAAAGTGACTTTAATAGAAAAAAGGGCATCAAATACGTATCGAGTGTGTCAGTAGTGTGTGATGAACATACAGATCTAGACTTAACCTCAATTAGTTGCCAAGATCCACGTGTCATACTATGCCAACTGAAAGCAAcgtgtaaaaaatataaagaagaAGCCGAGAAATTTAATAGAAATTACCTAATACTACAAAAAGATCATAAGAAACTACAACAAAAATATGAAGGTCTACTGGCTGAGATTGAGAAAAACTCAAATGTTGACGATGACAATGCTATGGATCAGGGAAATACTGATACAAACGTGGCACTAATTCAATCGTACAAAGAACAAAACTCACTGCTTAAAGATATAAACGAAGAACTCAAAGACAAAAATGCATTATTAAAGGAGATGattgagaaagagaaagaacgTCAAATAACTGTAAGGAAATCCTATGCAGATGCTACAGCAGCTAAACAACCAATTGAACTGCCAAAAATTATACCTAAGATAGTAGTTATAAAGATGACAAGACTAATCTAA